Genomic DNA from Halalkalicoccus tibetensis:
GGTACTTCTCAAGGGTGATGGTGAAATGGAGCCAGTTGGCATCGATGAATCTGTAGAAAAAATCCGACGTACCAGGCGCCACGCCAAAGAGAAAGTTTTTGTCACAAATGCTAAGCGTGCCCTACGGCAGATATCTCCCACTGAGAGTACTCGATACCACTCGTTTGTCGTAATGGTGGGGCGATCAGCACTCGACTTCGAAATCCCAGAGATGATCTCTGATGCCCTTGCTGAGTATGGCATCGTATGTGGACGTGGAAATATTCGCAGTACAACTGGGCCGCGAAATGCAGTCGCAACGGGCCTCTGCCTATCCTATGTTGGCGATCAGGCTGAATTCGACGTGAGTGTTCCTAATGGACTTGCATCAGCAGTTGGATTGACGGAACTTACTGGCGATAAGCAATCATGAATCAGTCAATGCTTTCCATAGAGAGGTCTACATGACCGATCAGCAAGCCAAACCGGTAGCGAGTGATGGAGTCCCCCAAATCGTTATTCGATACGTTGAAAACGAACATTCTCTGGTCGAATATATTGAGTACGGTATTGAGGAGGAAGGTGTCCCATGGCGCAAGCAACCCCTTGAAGACGATGCAGATCAACCGAAAAACTCGGCTACGGAGCTCGCTTATCAAGCTGCTTCAGATTCAGGACTGAAAATCGGAATCGGGGTTTCGAGGGACAAGACACTTACACTGCATCATGCACGCCTCCCTATCGATAAACCTGTGTTAAGTGTGATAGACCCTACAAACTCGCAAGCAAGAACTACTGGGACGAATGCCGCTCGATTAGCGAAGCGAATGCCATTACGGGTTATTGACTAATTTGTCCTTAGACGTTCCAATAGTCAAAATCCATTAAAAATCACTATAATTATTCTTCTGTCACTAGATATGTGCCTATTTTGTGGAAAAGGTGGATGAACAATAGAACTAATACGGCATACGACATTGTTATAAATTCACGATAGGTATCTTGCCATGGTTGAAAAACACACCGCCTACATCGAAACACTTGCGCATATAAACTGTGGTGAGTGTGAGGAATACTGGGGTCTTAGCGACCTTTCTAATGGAATATTCGAGGAGCGCACACTCTATTGTCCGCATTGTGGCCACGAAGCAACTGTGGAAGATGTAGTAACTGGAGAAGAATCTGATCAATAGTATGACTGTGATTGACAACTAACACTCATTGTAAGGGACTATATGCTTCTATAACTGCGGATGGGAATTAACAGCACGCATATGGCGACAATCGGATCGACTAGAGGCATTGGTATGAACATAGCAATCACAAGTAGCTGCTTTCCCTTCTGATAATGTGACTATATAATCACTCTCTCCGATATTCTCTGAGGATATCTGTACAGTCTCATCACCACAGAGAGTGAAGCAAAAATTCTCGGAATAATCGTTCCACTCCATCGGAGTGTTTCGATCGATCGTTTCTAATACGAGCTCCATCGAGACATTAGCACTATCCCCGTCCATGGAACCCCCTTTACACGAAACCAGATAACTCCTCCCTCTGATTAGTACACCACTCCGTCTTTGCAAAAATCTTTGAGACAACAATGATCACTGAATTGGCTCAAGTCCAGCCTGAGCGACAGTCATATCTTCTTCAGGAGACCCACCGCTAACACCGATAGCACCTATTATCTCTTCGTTGGATTCAATCGGAAAACCACCACCAAACGTGATAATACGTCCATCGTTTGTGTTCCCTATGCCATATAGTGCTTCACCGGGCTGGGCAGCTTCCCCGATCTCATCTGTTGGCATTTTCATCGCTACCGAACTGTATGCCTTGTTCTGCGATATTGTAATACTCGCAAGTAAGGCGGTTTCCATGCGATGAAAGGCAAGGAGATTCGCCCCCGCATCGGTAACCGCAATGCACATTGGAACTCCAACCTCCTCTGCTTTCTCTTCTGCCTCTGCGATCATTTTCTTTGCGTCCTCTAATGTTATTTCATCCATATTGTCACCATTCTATGAGACGACTCTCATAGCCTTTCTGAATTATAGTATTCCAGCTTAGTATAACTATGTATCATAAACCAACACGATAGCGTTGGATCGTAACCCTTGGTTGAAGAGTATTTGAGACTTCTCGAGTTTCTTTAAGTGCCTCTCATAATAGGGGTGTAGTAAGAGCGATTTTACAGGGTTTATAGCCGAGAAGGACATCTCTCTGGTTCTATATACATACAACCTACAGAGCGGCGTCTCACGAAGGTCTTGACCACCATAGAAGGAACAAAGCCTCACACGCAAACTGTGGCCCGCGTTATGGATTTCCTCGAGAAGCTCGGGAAAGACGAGGTTGAGCAGACGAAACGCCGAGGGAAGAAACTCGTAGTCGTCAACGAGGAAGCGGCCGAGCGCTATCACGATCGTTGTGACCGGGAAATCGAGCAACCCCCTGCAGAGAGCGTGATGTCCTAACAACGAACCGAGAGGAAGGCGCATAGCTGGCGACAACTACCCCGGGCAAGCCCCCTCTCCTAGTTACAACTCCGAGCGGCCCCCTCCCGTTATAGTAGTAGTAGAGGGAGTAGAAACGGGTTCGTCGGTTCTGCCTTCGGAACCATATCACACCACGGTGTGATCAGACACCTAGACCGAATCCCGTTCTGGCCCAGATCAGATCGCGAGGCAACGATCTCTACTCAGTGCTTGGAAACAGAATACATACGTTCTATCCTCGAATAACGAACCCCGTGGACGACAACGATCGCTCCATCATTGGCTTCGTCATGATCGGCCACATGATGGTCCATACCTACGAGTTGTCGATTCCAATTCTCATGACGATCTGGCTGCTTGAGTTTGGTACCTCCACAGCAGTCTTAGGCATCGCGGTTGCTGTCGGCTACGGGCTCTTCGGCATCGGTGCACTCCCCGGAGGTCTCCTCGTTGATCGATTTGGCTCACGGACGCTGATTAGTGCCTGTCTTGCAGGTATGGGACTCTCGTTTCTGGTTCTGAGCATCGCACCAAACGTTGGCAGCATCACGATCGCATTAGCATTCTGGGGCATCGCAGCGAGCGTCTACCACCCAGCAGGACTGACACTCATTAGTAACGGCGTCACAAAACGTGGCCGAGGATTTGCCTATCATGGTATGGCTGGCAACGTTGGGATCGCTGGCGGACCGCTTCTGACTGCCCTTTGTCTGCTTGTGTTCGATTGGCGAATCGCAACGGCCATCCTTGCGCTTCCAGCACTGATTGGCGCCGTCGCTGGGCTGGCTATCAACTTCGACGCGACTGCTGGGGTCGAACTCACCAGCAATACACACGAGCGACAGGGTCCGTCATCGATCAGTGAGTTCATCGAAGAAACACAGCGTCTGTTCACGTTTGGCTTTCTCCTCATTTTTCTCATCGTGGCACTCAACGGACTGTATTACCGCGGGGTTCTCACGTTCTTACCGAATCTTCTCAGTGATTTTCTGACAACAACGATCGGCGATGTTCGACTCGGTGTGTTTGCTCCGGGTAGTCCACTTGCAGACGAGTTTGATCTCGCCCAATACCTCTACGCCGGACTGCTAACCGTCGGTATCGGTGGACAGTATTTAGGTGGTCGTCTCACGGACATGATCGAGCCTGATCAGGGGCTATCGATCATGCTTCCTGTGTTAGCTGGAATAGCGCTCCTATTTGTCCCAGCCGCCCGAAGCGGTCTCTGGGGATTACTGATCGTCAGTTTCGTACTCGGCTTTGCCCTGTTTGCGATGCAGCCACTCACACAGGCGACAATCGCGAAATACTCGCGACCAGAATCACGGGGACTCTCGTTCGGGTATACCTATCTCGCTATTTTTGGAATCGGAGCTCTTGGAGCGGCGATCGTCGGCACAGTGCTCACCTATACCTCTGTATCGACGATGTTTCTCGTACTCGCAGGGTTTGCAGCGACCGGCAGTGGGCTTGCGATTTGGCTCCTACGGATTGTCGAGTCCGCCTAGCAACTGTCGGAAGCGAAGAACTCGGCTTGATTGGCAGCGACGTGCTCGCTGAATCGCTTGATCTGGACAATGTTCGAGCTGTTATCAACACTGATGGTGCCGCGAGTGCACGGGATATGGTGGCAAACACCCAGAGCTCGGAAGCATTGGGTGAAGTGGTGAACCGCGTCGAAGAGACTGGAGGCGAATCGATCACCGTCGAGCCAACTGTCAGCCCGTATAGCGATCATTGGCGCTTCTTGGAGCGAAATATTCCGACAGTCCAGTTAGGGAGCGAAAGTGATGATCGGGGACGAGGATGGGGCCATACCGAAGCGGATACGCGGGATAAAGTCGATCCGGAACATATCACTGCCCACGCGCGGTTAACCGCTCTAATGGTTCTAGAACTCACCCGTACGGACCCACCGCGGATTAGTGATAATCAACTCTGTGCTGAACTCGATGAAGCGAATCTTGAGCCAGGAATGCGAGCAACAGGCATCTGGCCCGAGGTATGTGAGTAAGGAAGTTGAGCCAGCGGTCCGAACGTGTCGACTATTTTACACTGTATCTCTATTATGATCCCGCTGTCCGCTTGCGCCAACACGTGAATATAGCTCTGCAGTGCCTCTGTACGGAATACTCACCGTTGGCCCCATTGTATTGATTGGTGGCTTGAACGCAGGTAGTGGAATCGTTGTCGCGAGTATTTCACACCACGGTGTGATCAGTCAGACACTGCCTTGTGCAACGCCATGCCTTTTTCAAAAAGCTGTGTTGCACAAGGACCCGGTCTCTAAAACACTCCCACCACGCAACGCACTCGCTTGATAGTCGGTTCCACAATCATGGTTCGGTCTCAGGGTGATTCGTGACTCTGTTGAAATCCTCCACAGATGAACTGGTAAGGGTATCTAGCGCTATATACAGGATATACAAAGCTCGGCCAGAGCCAGTACGTATGGGTAGCACGATCAGGGTAGCTACGGTGGAAGATGCGCCGGCAATCCGTGCAATCTACGCTCCGTTTGTGGAATCGACCCCGATATCGTTCGAAGTCGAGCCGCCGACGACTCAAGAGATGCGAGCGCGGATCAAGAGAACGCTCGATCAGTATCCGTGGCTTGTCTGCGAAACGGCTGACAACGAAGTTATCGGCTATGCAGCCGCAAGCGAGTTGCGAGCGACGCCGCCGTACATCTGGACGGTCGAGCTTTCAGCCTACGTTCGTCCGGATGCCCAGCAAGCAGGCGTCGGCACGGCACTCTATACGTCACTCCTGGAGACACTGGAAGAGCAGGGGTACTACAACGTCTATGCAGTGGTGACGCTCCCAAATCCTGCAAGCATCAGACTACACAAACAGATGGGGTTCGACCCTGTCGGGACATTTCCTACTGTAGGCTACAAACAGGGTGAGTGGCACGACATCCAGTGGTGGTACCGACAGCTCACAGACCCTCCCTCTGATCCTGACCCACCCCAGCCACTGTCCTCGCTTCGGGAGACATCTGAACTACGGCAGGCCCTCAAAACGGGCCAAACTTACCTTGACGCCTGATCCAAACACTGAACTCTTCGTTAGCCAGTGCATGAATCCGTGAACTCTCACTGATCGGATCATCGTGTTCATCAACGCAGACGTCATGATGCAAGCCGGGTTCAGTTGAGTTATAGAGCTTGAGTAGAACACTCTACCTTGTTTCACGCCGTTTATCGCTACCGGCACTTTCACTGGCGCGAAGAACTGCAAGCAGTCGCTCATCAAGCAAGAGGTCTGACTATGCGAGACGATTGCCGATTGCTCTCACTGAGGATCATCGCTGGACCTGGCGTCAGCCGATCTCAGCGGGCCAGCAGCGACCGAACGATCGAGAGAGTGTCCGAAGACGGGTCCTCGGGGAGGGTGATCCGCTGATCGGCTGAATCGCTGCGAAACTCCGATTCGAGATACGGTTCAAACAGCGCGATCAGCCCGGTGGGCTTGATAACCGAGCGCGCTTGATTGTACTCGATGACGCCATAATCGTCGAGTGTGGGAAGATGCGACTGATACAACGCGATGTACACGCGTTGGCGCTTATTCGAAGTCAATTGCTCGACGGGGATATCGTTCTCCCAGGCGGCAACCGCCTCGGCGACGGTGCGCATTTCGAACGTTTCCTGGTCGGGATGCGCGGAGAAATATCGCAATACGGCTCTTCGACGGCTGTTCTGCAAGAGGTGAAACAGATCGTCTTTCTTGATCGAGAGGATTCCATCGGCCGTCCCTCCGGTGACTGTACTGTCGGCAACAGAGGATGATGATTTCTGTACCCGACTGGTGATATGTTTCGCATCGTCCAGAGCAGTAGTTTTTCCATCACCTATCATATTCTAACAGAAATCACGACGGTTTATATCATCACGGTAACCAGTAAGTAACCTGGAGTATTACGTTCAGGTAATCAGGTGAGAAGACGGCTATTAACAGAGAAGGCTACAACCACCTGCGAGAGCCGCGGTCATCAACGATGAGGCAGTATAGGCAACCAAGGGGATCATAGAATGCAGAATTTTCATAGGTAGTTCTCATGTGTGTATCTGGAATCGGAGCTTGTCAAACGGGACTTTAGAGAACGGTTTGATCAATCGCGGAGCTCTGCAAGCTTAACTGGGCTCTTCGGAATCAGCAGCGGTAGTCGATTGGGTCTGAGCCGTCCCAATAAGAGGCGTTAGAACGGAACTCAGCAAAGCGTATCCGACGATGAGGAAATAGAAGTTCACAAAGGACGCGACAACCAGGAACATGGCACTTTGTATACCAGTGGGAGTTGGGTGTGCGACAAGAGGGATAAAGCCGATATGCAGTAACCCCCAGTCAGCACCGGCGGTTAAGAGCCGCCATTCGTTCCAGAGGATCGGTCCAACGGCACCCAGAAGCAAGAAGCCGATAGCAACACACC
This window encodes:
- a CDS encoding MFS transporter translates to MDDNDRSIIGFVMIGHMMVHTYELSIPILMTIWLLEFGTSTAVLGIAVAVGYGLFGIGALPGGLLVDRFGSRTLISACLAGMGLSFLVLSIAPNVGSITIALAFWGIAASVYHPAGLTLISNGVTKRGRGFAYHGMAGNVGIAGGPLLTALCLLVFDWRIATAILALPALIGAVAGLAINFDATAGVELTSNTHERQGPSSISEFIEETQRLFTFGFLLIFLIVALNGLYYRGVLTFLPNLLSDFLTTTIGDVRLGVFAPGSPLADEFDLAQYLYAGLLTVGIGGQYLGGRLTDMIEPDQGLSIMLPVLAGIALLFVPAARSGLWGLLIVSFVLGFALFAMQPLTQATIAKYSRPESRGLSFGYTYLAIFGIGALGAAIVGTVLTYTSVSTMFLVLAGFAATGSGLAIWLLRIVESA
- a CDS encoding glycerol dehydratase reactivase beta/small subunit family protein, giving the protein MTDQQAKPVASDGVPQIVIRYVENEHSLVEYIEYGIEEEGVPWRKQPLEDDADQPKNSATELAYQAASDSGLKIGIGVSRDKTLTLHHARLPIDKPVLSVIDPTNSQARTTGTNAARLAKRMPLRVID
- a CDS encoding heme-binding protein, producing MDEITLEDAKKMIAEAEEKAEEVGVPMCIAVTDAGANLLAFHRMETALLASITISQNKAYSSVAMKMPTDEIGEAAQPGEALYGIGNTNDGRIITFGGGFPIESNEEIIGAIGVSGGSPEEDMTVAQAGLEPIQ
- a CDS encoding N-acetyltransferase family protein yields the protein MGSTIRVATVEDAPAIRAIYAPFVESTPISFEVEPPTTQEMRARIKRTLDQYPWLVCETADNEVIGYAAASELRATPPYIWTVELSAYVRPDAQQAGVGTALYTSLLETLEEQGYYNVYAVVTLPNPASIRLHKQMGFDPVGTFPTVGYKQGEWHDIQWWYRQLTDPPSDPDPPQPLSSLRETSELRQALKTGQTYLDA
- a CDS encoding M28 family metallopeptidase — translated: MIGSDVLAESLDLDNVRAVINTDGAASARDMVANTQSSEALGEVVNRVEETGGESITVEPTVSPYSDHWRFLERNIPTVQLGSESDDRGRGWGHTEADTRDKVDPEHITAHARLTALMVLELTRTDPPRISDNQLCAELDEANLEPGMRATGIWPEVCE